In the uncultured Fretibacterium sp. genome, GCCCGCAGCACGGCGCGGACATAGGCCTCGCGGCGCTGCTCCTCCAGCTCCTCAAACAGGTTTATCTGCAGGTTCATTTGCCCAGCAGGGCAGCCCCGATGGCGCCCGCAAATCGGGCGTCCGGGTGCGTGTTCACCGGAGCGTGCAGGGCCTCGGACAGCTTGTGCAGCACCATGGCACTGTCGCAGAACCCCCCGGTGAGGAAGTAGGCGTCGGCCGCGGCCTTCCGCGCCGCCTGCACCGCGACCTTGGCGACGACGGAGCGGACGGCGCCACAGGCGATGTCCTCCCTCGGCGTGCCCAGCCCCATCAGGCTGACGATCTCGGACTCGGCGAAGACCGTGCACATCGAGGATATCGTGATCTCCCGTCCGCGCTCCGCCAGCTCGAACAGCTCCGGCAGGGTCACCCCCATGCGGTTGGCCATGATCTCCAGAAACTTGCCCGTCCCGGCGGAGCACTTGTCGTTCATGATGAAGTCCACGACGCGGCCGTTCCTTACGAGGATCACCTTGGTGTCCTGGCCGCCGATGTCGATGACGGTGAGGTCCTCGCCACCGAGAAAACAGGCCCCCTTGCCATGGCAGGTGATCTCCGTCAGCGTGTCGTCGGCATAGGGGACGGAGACGCGCCCGTAGCCGGTGGCCGTGATGCGGAGCTCCTCCCTCGCACAGCCCAGGGAGAGCAGCCAGGCAAGAAGCGTCTCCGCGGTCTCCCGGCCGTTCCATCCGCTGGGCATGAGCTTGCGGGCCAGAATCTCATCCTTGCCGTCATTCATCA is a window encoding:
- a CDS encoding acyl-CoA dehydratase activase, with product MLYAGIDIGSTASKAVVMNDGKDEILARKLMPSGWNGRETAETLLAWLLSLGCAREELRITATGYGRVSVPYADDTLTEITCHGKGACFLGGEDLTVIDIGGQDTKVILVRNGRVVDFIMNDKCSAGTGKFLEIMANRMGVTLPELFELAERGREITISSMCTVFAESEIVSLMGLGTPREDIACGAVRSVVAKVAVQAARKAAADAYFLTGGFCDSAMVLHKLSEALHAPVNTHPDARFAGAIGAALLGK